In one Lycium barbarum isolate Lr01 chromosome 7, ASM1917538v2, whole genome shotgun sequence genomic region, the following are encoded:
- the LOC132602911 gene encoding uncharacterized protein LOC132602911 has translation MVGSPLSRKCKMKSSICSEVKENQLEGTLPTSVLSVGRSSKKDAQILKKNSSHALSTKALCGTETESTRELSSAETKNRSSFSSPTISSSKKTYTEKQKVQVQQIKPRLKKDLESETAKTSQVKDMPAPRRPPLPVPKKIKKISAPPQVLKEITPIKTSIHQSPETARHTKTQSKAPVLQSKSQKAPTSQLPQKRILNQSSVRQSEPSKQYVRRSGTQKTSVPPQALAGKTRIPASIGKSKTSTSTKEPSRIRETYLGHEEPKPVHHIVWEGPEETFHSSGIICPLCENDISDMPDEYEDEYYDDIEPSVFPSVAILPCGHSFHAECLERITPEENSSDPPCFFCLSCMS, from the exons ATGGTTGGCAGCCCTTTAAGTCGGAAATGTAAAATGAAAAGCTCCATATGTAGTGAAGTTAAAGAAAACCAGTTAGAAGGAACACTTCCTACTTCGGTGTTATCTGTTGGGAGATCTAGCAAGAAGGACGCCCAAATTCTAAAGAAGAATTCATCACATGCTTTAAGCACAAAAGCTTTGTGTGGAACAGAAACCGAAAGCACACGCGAGTTGAGTAGCGCTGAGACAAAGAATAGAAGTTCATTTTCCTCTCCTACAATTAGTTCTTCCAAAAAAACTTATACAGAAAAGCAAAAAG TCCAAGTCCAGCAAATCAAGCCAAGGTTAAAAAAAGATTTGGAATCAGAAACAGCTAAGACAAGCCAAGTGAAAGATATGCCTGCTCCTAGAAGACCACCCTTGCCTGTACCTAAGAAAATCAAGAAGATTTCAGCTCCGCCTCAGGTCCTAAAGGAAATAACGCCCATCAAGACTTCTATCCATCAATCACCAGAAACAGCTAGACATACAAAGACACAGAGCAAAGCTCCCGTCCTTCAATCCAAATCTCAAAAGGCTCCAACTTCACAGCTTCCACAGAAAAGGATCCTCAACCAGAGTTCTGTAAGGCAATCTGAGCCATCTAAACAATATGTTAGAAGGTCTGGGACCCAGAAAACATCGGTTCCTCCCCAGGCTTTGGCGGGAAAGACAAGGATTCCGGCCTCCATCGGGAAGTCTAAAACATCCACAAGTACCAAGGAGCCTTCAAGAATTAGAGAGACATACTTAGGACATGAAGAGCCCAAGCCCGTTCATCATATTGTGTGGGAAG GTCCAGAAGAAACATTTCATTCCTCTGGAATCATTTGTCCGCTATGCGAAAATGATATCTCTGACATGCCTGATGAATATGAAGATGAATATTATGACGATATTGAGCCTTCAGTTTTCCCGAGTGTTGCTATTTTGCCATGTGGACATTCTTTCCACGCCGAATGCTTGGAACGCATTACCCCTGAAGAGAACTCTAGTGATCCTCCATGCTTTTTTTGTCTCAGTTGCATGTCTTGA